A window from Cryptomeria japonica chromosome 1, Sugi_1.0, whole genome shotgun sequence encodes these proteins:
- the LOC131071949 gene encoding linamarin synthase 2, whose amino-acid sequence MNMNGLHAVMVPFPAQGSINPLINLAQLLSSRGVFITFVNTEWSHQCMSKAAHNDDDLSTSTFKFLTIPDGLPQDYGRLANLAEYLIAIQKLGPVLEHHLRCGLAEGTPPITCIIAENSMSCTHQVAYKLGVPRVIFWTVCAASSIAQCNSNLLLSRGHIPVKVEESKRPDKVITCLPGNLPPLLPTDLLSFYRIADTSDILFQHCLYESQYQSKADYVLVNTFDELETSEMVSALSCNGCPALAVGPVFLPNFLKGTDLNGSASLFEQDDSCLKWLDAHQPASVIYVSFGSIAVKSNEQLEELAIGLEKSQHPFLWVLRMDIAGGMPPTLPEGFEERTKHRGLIVKWAPQVKVLSHPAVGGFLTHCGWNSCLESMSFGIPMLGWPYFCDQFLDCRFCKDVWKIGIDLEGVDVDENLVVKREEIEKGVRRLMEADELRKRGMGLREAALKAVAQGGSSSLNLNRFLHDITKLSKSAFVKTA is encoded by the exons ATGAATATGAATGGCCTACACGCAGTGATGGTGCCTTTCCCTGCGCAAGGCAGTATCAATCCTCTCATTAATTTGGCCCAGCTGCTCTCTTCACGAGGGGTTTTCATCACCTTCGTCAACACGGAGTGGAGTCACCAGTGCATGTCCAAAGCAGCTCATAATGATGATGACCTCTCCACTTCCACATTTAAGTTTCTCACCATTCCAGATGGGTTGCCGCAAGACTATGGTCGCCTCGCCAACCTTGCCGAGTACCTAATCGCAATACAAAAGCTTGGCCCAGTCTTGGAGCATCATTTGCGGTGCGGCTTAGCGGAGGGAACTCCTCCCATCACCTGCATTATAGCAGAAAATTCCATGTCTTGCACTCACCAAGTGGCCTACAAACTGGGAGTGCCCCGAGTCATCTTCTGGACAGTGTGCGCCGCCTCCTCTATTGCTCAGTGCAACTCCAACCTTCTCCTCTCCCGCGGACATATTCCTGTCAAAG TGGAGGAATCGAAGAGGCCAGACAAAGTGATAACTTGTTTGCCTGGTAATCTTCCGCCTTTATTGCCGACCGATCTGCTTTCCTTCTATCGCATTGCTGACACATCGGACATATTGTTCCAGCACTGTCTCTACGAGTCCCAATATCAAAGTAAGGCAGACTATGTGCTGGTCAATACGTTCGATGAACTGGAAACCTCTGAGATGGTAAGCGCACTGTCCTGTAATGGCTGCCCTGCTTTGGCAGTAGGGCCTGTATTTCTTCCCAATTTTTTAAAAGGGACGGATTTAAACGGGAGCGCGAGTCTGTTCGAGCAGGACGACAGCTGTCTTAAATGGCTTGATGCCCATCAGCCAGCTTCTGTGATATACGTTTCGTTCGGCAGCATCGCCGTCAAATCAAACGAGCAGCTGGAGGAACTGGCAATTGGGTTGGAGAAAAGCCAACACCCCTTTCTGTGGGTTCTGCGAATGGATATTGCGGGAGGTATGCCTCCAACTCTGCCGGAAGGTTTTGAAGAGAGGACGAAACATCGGGGACTGATTGTAAAATGGGCGCCTCAGGTGAAGGTTCTGTCCCACCCTGCTGTAGGAGGGTTTCTTACGCACTGCGGGTGGAACTCCTGTTTGGAGAGCATGAGCTTCGGAATTCCAATGCTTGGATGGCCGTATTTCTGTGATCAGTTTCTGGACTGCCGCTTCTGCAAAGATGTGTGGAAAATTGGCATTGACTTGGAGGGCGTGGATGTTGATGAAAATCTTGTGGTTAAGAGGGAGGAGATAGAGAAAGGCGTGAGAAGATTGATGGAAGCGGATGAGCTGAGAAAAAGGGGCATGGGGTTGAGGGAGGCTGCATTGAAAGCGGTTGCGCAAGGAGGTTCTTCTTCGCTCAACTTGAACCGATTTCTTCATGACATTACAAAACTTTCCAAATCGGCTTTTGTTAAAACGGCGTAG